A window of the Teredinibacter franksiae genome harbors these coding sequences:
- the rplN gene encoding 50S ribosomal protein L14 — protein sequence MIQTESYLDVADNSGARRVMCIKVLGGSHRRYARVGDVIKVTVKEAIPRGKVKKGQVMKAVVVRTKKGVRRPDGSIIRFDDNAAVLLNQQEAPVGTRIFGPVTRELRGEKFMKIISLAPEVL from the coding sequence ATGATTCAAACAGAAAGTTATTTGGATGTAGCTGATAACAGCGGTGCTCGTCGAGTGATGTGTATCAAAGTGTTAGGCGGCTCACATCGTCGCTACGCAAGAGTTGGCGATGTAATTAAAGTTACCGTTAAAGAAGCGATTCCTCGCGGTAAAGTAAAGAAGGGTCAGGTGATGAAAGCTGTTGTGGTTCGCACCAAGAAAGGCGTTCGCCGCCCAGACGGTTCCATTATTCGCTTCGACGATAATGCTGCTGTTTTGCTGAACCAGCAGGAAGCCCCTGTAGGTACACGTATCTTCGGACCAGTAACCCGCGAGCTGCGTGGCGAAAAGTTTATGAAGATTATATCTCTGGCTCCCGAAGTACTTTAA
- the rpsK gene encoding 30S ribosomal protein S11 — MAKPGGKSSTKKKVKKTVVDGIAHIHASFNNTIVTITDRQGNTLSWATSGGSGFRGSRKSTPFAAQVAAERAGQAAQEYGLKNLDVEVKGPGPGRESAVRALNNVGYKITNITDVTPIPHNGCRPPKKRRV; from the coding sequence ATGGCGAAGCCAGGTGGTAAAAGCTCGACGAAGAAGAAGGTCAAAAAGACCGTCGTCGATGGTATAGCGCATATTCATGCCTCTTTTAATAACACTATCGTGACGATCACTGATCGTCAGGGTAATACTCTTTCTTGGGCTACCTCGGGTGGTTCAGGTTTTCGCGGTTCTCGTAAAAGTACACCGTTTGCAGCTCAGGTTGCAGCAGAGCGCGCAGGTCAAGCCGCTCAGGAGTACGGTTTGAAGAATCTCGATGTAGAAGTTAAGGGCCCTGGGCCCGGTCGCGAATCAGCTGTTCGCGCCTTAAATAACGTTGGTTATAAAATTACCAACATTACTGATGTCACGCCGATTCCACACAACGGCTGTCGCCCACCCAAAAAGCGTCGAGTATAA
- the rpmJ gene encoding 50S ribosomal protein L36, producing the protein MKVRASVKKVCRNCKVVRRKGVVRVICSAEPRHKQRQG; encoded by the coding sequence ATGAAAGTTCGTGCTTCAGTCAAGAAAGTATGTCGTAACTGCAAAGTGGTTCGACGTAAAGGCGTTGTCCGCGTTATCTGCAGTGCAGAGCCTCGCCATAAGCAACGTCAAGGCTAA
- the rplF gene encoding 50S ribosomal protein L6: MSRVANSPVQLPKGVEVKQNGSDLTVKGGKGTLDLQIHTAVEVKLEDNVLSFAARDGAKGSRALAGTMRALVNNMVTGVSDGFEKKLVLNGVGYRAKASGKTLNLTLGFSHPIDYDLPEGVSAETPSQTEIVLKSADKQLLGQVASEIRAFRPPEPYKGKGVRYADEYVRRKEAKKK, encoded by the coding sequence ATGTCACGTGTTGCTAACAGTCCAGTTCAACTACCCAAGGGTGTTGAGGTTAAGCAGAATGGTAGTGACCTCACCGTAAAGGGTGGCAAAGGTACACTGGATCTGCAAATCCACACTGCTGTGGAAGTAAAATTAGAAGATAACGTACTCTCGTTTGCCGCTCGTGATGGAGCCAAGGGCTCTCGTGCACTGGCTGGTACTATGCGCGCCTTAGTAAACAATATGGTTACTGGTGTGAGCGACGGCTTTGAAAAGAAGTTGGTTTTAAACGGTGTTGGTTATCGTGCGAAAGCTTCGGGCAAAACTCTAAATTTGACCCTAGGTTTCTCGCATCCGATTGATTACGATTTGCCAGAAGGTGTTTCTGCTGAGACACCGTCTCAAACTGAAATTGTCCTCAAGAGTGCAGACAAGCAACTGCTAGGTCAGGTTGCAAGTGAAATTCGTGCATTCCGTCCGCCGGAGCCCTATAAAGGTAAAGGTGTTCGTTATGCTGATGAATATGTACGTCGTAAAGAAGCTAAGAAGAAGTAA
- the rplE gene encoding 50S ribosomal protein L5: MARLKEIYRDEIAPKLKEELGLGNVMEIPRITKITLNMGVGEAIGDKKVLEHAVADLEKIAGQKVVVTKARRSIAGFKVREDWPVGCKVTLRQERMYEFLDRLISIAIPRVRDFRGISPKQFDGRGNFSMGVNEQIIFPEIEYDKIDKLRGLDICISTTARTNEEGRALLKAFNFPFKARS, from the coding sequence ATGGCCAGGCTGAAAGAAATTTATCGAGACGAGATCGCTCCAAAGCTCAAAGAAGAGTTGGGGTTGGGTAATGTAATGGAAATTCCACGCATCACCAAAATCACTCTGAATATGGGAGTGGGTGAGGCAATTGGAGATAAAAAGGTATTGGAACACGCTGTTGCTGACCTGGAAAAAATAGCCGGTCAAAAGGTTGTTGTAACCAAGGCGCGTAGATCCATTGCTGGTTTTAAGGTGCGTGAAGATTGGCCTGTAGGTTGTAAGGTTACTTTACGTCAAGAACGTATGTACGAATTCCTTGATCGTCTGATCAGTATTGCAATTCCGCGCGTACGCGATTTCCGTGGTATCAGTCCGAAGCAGTTTGATGGGCGCGGAAACTTTTCAATGGGCGTAAATGAGCAGATCATTTTTCCTGAAATTGAATACGACAAGATAGATAAACTTCGTGGATTGGATATTTGTATTTCCACGACCGCTCGTACAAACGAAGAAGGGCGTGCTTTGTTAAAAGCATTTAACTTCCCGTTCAAGGCTAGGAGTTGA
- the rpsH gene encoding 30S ribosomal protein S8 produces the protein MSMQDPIADMLTRIRNAQMVGKTSVSMPASKLKKSIAGVLKSEGYIAEFAVTDDVKAELNIELKYFEGKPVIAELDRISRPGLRSYVGKGELPSVRGGLGIAIVSTSQGVMTDRAARAAGVGGEIICTVF, from the coding sequence ATGAGTATGCAAGACCCTATCGCCGATATGCTCACTCGCATTCGTAATGCGCAGATGGTTGGCAAGACTTCCGTTTCCATGCCTGCTTCCAAGTTGAAGAAGAGCATTGCAGGCGTGCTGAAAAGCGAAGGCTATATTGCCGAGTTCGCCGTCACCGATGACGTTAAGGCTGAGCTAAATATCGAGTTAAAGTATTTTGAAGGTAAGCCCGTAATAGCCGAGCTCGACCGTATTAGTCGTCCCGGCCTGCGTTCTTACGTTGGAAAGGGTGAACTTCCATCCGTTCGGGGTGGTTTAGGTATCGCCATTGTTTCCACCAGTCAAGGTGTTATGACCGATCGTGCTGCCCGTGCAGCCGGTGTTGGTGGTGAAATTATTTGTACGGTGTTCTAA
- the rplP gene encoding 50S ribosomal protein L16 produces the protein MLQPKRTKFRKQMKGRNRGLAQRGSKVSFGEFGLKSIARGRITARQIEAARRAMTRHVKRGGKIWIRVFPDKPITEKPLEVRQGKGKGNVEYWVAQIQPGKVLYEIEGVSEELAREAFALAAAKLPLGTTFVKRSVM, from the coding sequence ATGCTGCAACCAAAGCGTACAAAATTCCGTAAGCAAATGAAGGGGCGCAACCGTGGATTGGCACAGCGCGGCTCTAAAGTTAGCTTTGGTGAATTCGGACTTAAGTCGATAGCCCGCGGACGCATTACAGCGCGTCAAATTGAAGCGGCTCGTCGAGCAATGACTCGTCACGTTAAGCGTGGCGGAAAAATTTGGATTCGAGTTTTTCCTGATAAGCCTATTACTGAGAAGCCTTTGGAAGTTCGTCAAGGTAAAGGTAAGGGTAATGTTGAATACTGGGTCGCCCAGATTCAGCCAGGGAAAGTTCTATATGAAATTGAAGGTGTTTCTGAAGAGCTGGCTCGCGAAGCGTTTGCACTTGCTGCTGCGAAACTGCCTTTGGGTACAACCTTTGTTAAGCGGTCGGTGATGTGA
- the rpsN gene encoding 30S ribosomal protein S14, which produces MAKKSMIAREAKRTKAVEKFAAKRDALKAIIKSTESTDDEVWGAMIKLQKLPRDSSPVRGQLRCRVTGRPHAVYRKFGLCRNKLREAAMRGDVPGLVKASW; this is translated from the coding sequence ATGGCAAAGAAATCAATGATCGCCCGCGAAGCTAAGCGCACAAAGGCAGTAGAAAAGTTCGCCGCCAAACGCGATGCTTTAAAAGCAATTATCAAGAGCACTGAATCTACCGATGACGAGGTTTGGGGCGCGATGATTAAGTTGCAAAAATTACCTCGCGATAGCAGTCCCGTTCGTGGTCAGCTTCGTTGTCGAGTGACTGGCCGTCCGCACGCGGTTTACCGCAAGTTTGGTTTATGTCGTAACAAATTGCGTGAAGCTGCAATGCGTGGCGACGTGCCTGGCCTCGTTAAAGCAAGCTGGTAA
- the rpsQ gene encoding 30S ribosomal protein S17, whose product MAEAEKLVRTLTGKVVSDKMDKSIVVLIERRVKHPVYGKYMSKSTKIKAHDEDNSCTQGDTVTIAESRPLSKTKSWTLVKIEERATSI is encoded by the coding sequence ATGGCTGAAGCAGAAAAGTTGGTACGTACGTTAACCGGTAAGGTTGTTAGCGACAAAATGGATAAGTCGATCGTTGTTTTGATCGAGCGTCGTGTGAAGCACCCTGTGTACGGTAAGTACATGAGTAAATCTACAAAGATTAAAGCTCACGACGAAGACAACAGTTGTACTCAGGGCGATACAGTAACGATCGCCGAGTCTCGTCCTCTTTCGAAAACCAAGTCATGGACTCTGGTTAAAATCGAAGAGCGGGCAACCAGTATTTAA
- the rpsE gene encoding 30S ribosomal protein S5, protein MSQQNNKREDSNAEGLQEKLVQVNRVAKTVKGGRIFGFTALTVVGDGNGKVGFGRGKAREVPIAIQKAMEAARRNMIQVELNGDTIQYPTRGRHGASKVYMQPASQGTGVIAGGAMRAVLEIAGVQNVLAKCYGSTNPVNVVRATFEALRAMASPDSVAAKRGKSVEDILN, encoded by the coding sequence ATGTCGCAGCAAAACAACAAACGTGAAGATAGCAATGCCGAAGGCTTGCAGGAAAAACTGGTTCAAGTTAACCGTGTAGCGAAAACAGTTAAAGGTGGTCGGATTTTCGGTTTTACCGCCTTGACAGTTGTCGGTGACGGTAATGGTAAAGTAGGCTTCGGTCGTGGTAAGGCTCGTGAAGTGCCTATCGCTATCCAAAAAGCTATGGAAGCGGCTCGTCGCAATATGATCCAAGTTGAATTGAATGGAGATACTATTCAATACCCAACTCGCGGTCGCCACGGTGCTTCTAAAGTTTATATGCAACCTGCCTCACAAGGTACGGGTGTAATTGCCGGTGGTGCAATGCGTGCTGTTCTAGAAATTGCTGGCGTACAGAACGTATTGGCCAAATGTTATGGCTCTACTAATCCTGTAAACGTCGTTCGCGCTACTTTTGAAGCGCTTCGTGCTATGGCTTCGCCGGATTCGGTTGCAGCTAAGCGTGGCAAGTCTGTTGAAGACATTCTGAACTAA
- the rplR gene encoding 50S ribosomal protein L18, with translation MNAKKQSRIRRATRSRSKIRELREVRLCVNRTPRHIYAQIIAAEGDKVLATASTLDKDLRGGKTGNADAAIEVGKLIAERAKAAGVTKVAFDRSGFKFHGRVKALADAAREGGLEF, from the coding sequence ATGAACGCTAAGAAGCAATCCAGGATACGTCGTGCTACCCGGTCTCGCTCAAAGATCCGTGAGCTGCGTGAAGTTCGCCTTTGCGTTAACCGAACCCCGCGCCATATTTATGCGCAAATTATCGCTGCAGAAGGTGATAAGGTTCTAGCGACGGCTTCAACATTAGATAAAGATTTACGTGGTGGTAAAACCGGTAACGCCGATGCTGCTATTGAAGTTGGTAAACTAATCGCTGAGCGCGCGAAGGCCGCGGGCGTAACTAAGGTTGCGTTTGATCGAAGCGGTTTTAAATTTCACGGTCGAGTGAAGGCGTTGGCGGATGCTGCTCGAGAAGGCGGATTGGAATTCTAA
- the rplV gene encoding 50S ribosomal protein L22 gives MEVAAKLRGANMSAQKARLVADQIRGKSVEEALEVLAFSLKKGAAVIKKVLESAIANAEHNEGADVDELKVSTIFVDEGLTMKRIRPRAKGRADRILKRTCHITVKVADQ, from the coding sequence ATGGAAGTTGCAGCTAAATTACGCGGTGCAAACATGTCGGCGCAGAAGGCTCGCCTAGTGGCTGATCAGATCCGCGGAAAATCAGTTGAAGAAGCGTTGGAAGTGTTGGCATTCAGCCTAAAGAAAGGCGCTGCTGTCATCAAAAAAGTTTTGGAATCGGCTATCGCGAACGCTGAGCATAATGAAGGTGCTGACGTTGATGAGCTGAAGGTGTCCACAATTTTTGTGGACGAAGGTTTAACGATGAAGCGCATTCGACCACGCGCAAAAGGCCGCGCTGATCGTATCCTTAAGCGTACTTGTCACATCACCGTTAAAGTAGCGGATCAATAA
- the rpmC gene encoding 50S ribosomal protein L29, which produces MNATELNGKTAEELSQELLSQLEAQFKLRMQKSTGQLNQTHLMKQSRRDIARIKTVLRQKAATK; this is translated from the coding sequence ATGAATGCTACAGAACTTAATGGGAAAACAGCTGAAGAGCTGAGCCAGGAACTGCTTTCACAGTTAGAGGCACAGTTTAAGCTGCGTATGCAAAAGTCTACTGGCCAACTGAATCAGACCCACTTGATGAAGCAAAGCCGTCGCGATATTGCTCGCATTAAGACTGTTTTGCGTCAAAAAGCAGCAACCAAGTAG
- the rpsD gene encoding 30S ribosomal protein S4, whose amino-acid sequence MARYIGPTCKLSRREGTDLFLKSGVRPLDSKCKAENPPGMHGVRRGRLSDYGVQLREKQKVRRTYGVLEKQFRSYYKEAARRKGATGENLLKLLEGRLDNVVYRMGFGSTRAESRQLVSHKSILVNGKTLNIPSYQVQVGDVVSVREKSKNQLRIQNAMGIASQRPDIEWVDVNSDNKEGTYKRVPDRADLSADINENLIVELYSK is encoded by the coding sequence GTGGCACGTTATATAGGTCCTACTTGTAAATTATCTCGCCGTGAAGGAACTGATCTGTTCCTGAAAAGTGGCGTAAGACCGCTCGATTCTAAGTGTAAAGCTGAGAATCCACCCGGTATGCACGGTGTTCGTCGTGGTCGATTATCTGATTACGGTGTCCAGCTACGTGAAAAACAGAAAGTTCGTCGTACATACGGTGTTCTTGAAAAACAGTTTCGCAGTTACTACAAAGAAGCTGCACGCCGAAAAGGTGCAACGGGCGAAAACCTGTTGAAGCTCCTTGAGGGTCGGTTGGATAACGTGGTTTACCGCATGGGCTTCGGCTCTACACGCGCAGAGTCTCGCCAGCTGGTATCGCACAAATCTATTTTAGTGAACGGCAAAACCTTGAATATCCCTTCCTACCAAGTACAGGTTGGAGATGTGGTTTCTGTTCGCGAAAAGTCAAAGAACCAACTGCGCATTCAGAACGCAATGGGTATTGCTTCCCAGCGTCCTGACATTGAGTGGGTTGACGTCAACTCTGATAATAAGGAAGGCACTTACAAGCGCGTTCCCGATAGAGCCGATTTGTCAGCCGATATCAATGAAAACCTTATCGTCGAGCTTTACTCTAAGTAA
- the rplX gene encoding 50S ribosomal protein L24: MRKIKCNDEVVVITGRDKGKRGKVNRVLLDNRIIVSGVQMIKKHQKPNPQLNVPGGIVEKEAPIQISNVAIYNPSTQKADRVGFKVLEDGNKIRVFKSNGEAIDA, translated from the coding sequence ATGCGCAAGATCAAATGTAATGACGAAGTGGTGGTAATCACCGGTCGTGATAAAGGTAAGCGCGGTAAAGTAAACCGTGTACTGCTTGATAATCGAATCATTGTCTCCGGCGTGCAGATGATTAAAAAACATCAGAAGCCAAACCCCCAGCTGAATGTGCCTGGTGGGATTGTTGAGAAAGAAGCTCCGATTCAGATTTCAAATGTTGCAATTTACAATCCGAGCACGCAAAAAGCGGATCGCGTAGGATTTAAAGTGTTGGAAGATGGAAACAAGATTCGTGTTTTCAAATCCAACGGCGAAGCTATAGACGCATAA
- the rplO gene encoding 50S ribosomal protein L15: MRLNTLSPAPGSTTNKKRVGRGIGSGTGKTAGRGHKGLKARSGGSVKPGFEGGQMPLQKRLPKFGFTSRVGRVSAEIRLAELNKVEADVIDIEALQNADLIGRNVKRAKVFLSGELKKAVTLKGLAVTKGAKAAIEAAGGKIEE; the protein is encoded by the coding sequence ATGCGTTTAAATACTTTAAGTCCTGCTCCTGGTAGTACCACCAATAAAAAACGTGTAGGTCGTGGTATTGGTAGTGGCACAGGTAAAACTGCGGGCCGCGGCCATAAAGGGTTGAAAGCTCGTTCGGGTGGTAGCGTAAAGCCTGGTTTCGAGGGCGGCCAGATGCCATTGCAGAAGCGCTTGCCTAAGTTTGGTTTTACCAGTCGCGTGGGCCGTGTTTCAGCAGAGATTCGTTTGGCCGAGCTAAATAAAGTTGAAGCCGATGTGATTGACATTGAAGCACTACAAAACGCTGATTTGATCGGCCGTAATGTTAAGCGTGCAAAGGTCTTCCTCTCGGGTGAACTAAAGAAAGCTGTTACCCTAAAAGGTCTCGCTGTGACCAAAGGCGCCAAGGCAGCCATTGAAGCTGCTGGCGGAAAAATAGAAGAATAA
- the rpsC gene encoding 30S ribosomal protein S3, whose amino-acid sequence MGQKVHPTGIRLGIIKKHTSTWYASKGDYADKLNEDLNVRKFIRKTLSHASVSRIDIERPANTARVTIHTARPGIVIGKKGEDVEKLRTAISKQMGVPVHINIEEIRKPDLDSVLAAQSVASQLERRVMFRRAMKRAVQNAMRQGAQGVKIQVSGRLGGAEIARREWYREGRVPLHTLRADIDYATAEAATTYGIIGVKVWIFKGEIIGGMEEAESAPKKKGAK is encoded by the coding sequence ATGGGTCAGAAAGTACATCCTACAGGTATCCGTCTCGGTATTATTAAAAAGCACACCTCTACTTGGTATGCGAGCAAGGGCGATTACGCGGATAAACTGAACGAAGATTTAAACGTTCGTAAATTTATCAGAAAAACACTGTCTCACGCGTCCGTGAGCCGAATTGATATTGAGCGACCGGCCAATACTGCACGAGTAACAATACATACGGCTCGTCCGGGTATTGTGATCGGTAAAAAAGGCGAAGATGTTGAAAAGCTGCGCACTGCAATCAGTAAGCAGATGGGTGTGCCTGTGCACATCAACATTGAAGAAATTCGTAAGCCTGATTTAGACAGTGTGCTGGCAGCGCAAAGTGTAGCTTCCCAGCTGGAACGTCGAGTAATGTTTCGTCGTGCCATGAAGCGGGCTGTGCAAAACGCCATGCGCCAAGGTGCTCAAGGTGTGAAGATTCAGGTTAGTGGCCGTTTAGGTGGTGCAGAGATCGCTCGTAGAGAGTGGTATCGCGAGGGTCGTGTACCTTTGCATACATTGCGAGCTGATATCGATTACGCAACTGCAGAAGCTGCTACAACTTACGGCATTATTGGCGTAAAAGTATGGATCTTCAAAGGCGAAATAATTGGTGGAATGGAAGAAGCTGAATCCGCTCCAAAGAAAAAAGGCGCTAAATAA
- the rpmD gene encoding 50S ribosomal protein L30 encodes MAKKTVKVTQIKSSSGRLEAHKACVRGLGLRRIRHTVEVEDTPSVRGMINKVNYMVKVEGE; translated from the coding sequence ATGGCTAAGAAGACGGTAAAAGTTACTCAAATTAAGAGTTCAAGCGGTCGCCTCGAAGCACATAAAGCGTGCGTGCGCGGTTTGGGTTTGCGTCGTATTCGTCATACTGTGGAAGTAGAAGATACACCTTCTGTACGCGGTATGATAAACAAAGTTAATTACATGGTTAAGGTGGAAGGAGAGTAA
- the secY gene encoding preprotein translocase subunit SecY — translation MATPGNMPLGNQKGLGELWVRLKFLFLAIVIYRLGTHIPVPGIDPEQVAKLFNQNQGTILGMFNMFSGGAMERMSILALGIIPYISASIIMQMMSAVTPSLEALKKEGESGRRKISQYTRYLTVALATVQAFVMVAGMAGQGMAYAGMSSISFFVIAVASLVTGTVFMMWLGEQITERGIGNGISMLIFAGIVAGMPGAVGQAFESARQGDLHPLMLLFLLLAAVAIVWFVVRMERGQRRITIQYARRQAGGRGGQGPAQTSHLPLKINMAGVIPVIFASSLLLFPSSIAQWFGSASEGKSAEILQEIALAIGPGQPLNFVLFGTLIIVFCFVYTAMMYNPKEVADNLKRGGAYIPGIRPGEQSAKYIDNVLTRLTVVGSIYIAGVALLPQFLMVSANVPFYLGGTSLLIVVVVVMDFMSQVQSHLMSHQYDSVMKKANLQSYGRGSR, via the coding sequence ATGGCAACTCCAGGTAATATGCCTCTGGGAAATCAGAAAGGTTTAGGTGAACTATGGGTTCGCCTAAAATTTTTGTTTTTGGCGATTGTTATTTATCGTCTCGGAACACATATTCCGGTTCCAGGAATTGACCCAGAACAGGTGGCAAAACTGTTCAACCAAAATCAAGGCACGATACTGGGAATGTTTAATATGTTCTCTGGTGGTGCCATGGAGCGCATGAGTATCCTTGCTCTCGGGATTATTCCTTACATCTCCGCATCGATTATTATGCAGATGATGAGTGCGGTTACGCCTTCGCTTGAAGCGCTAAAGAAAGAAGGTGAGTCTGGGCGTCGTAAGATCAGCCAGTACACTCGTTACTTGACTGTTGCCTTGGCGACCGTTCAGGCCTTTGTCATGGTGGCGGGTATGGCGGGGCAAGGCATGGCCTACGCAGGCATGTCTTCCATCAGCTTTTTTGTGATTGCAGTCGCCTCTCTTGTGACGGGTACTGTGTTCATGATGTGGCTAGGTGAGCAAATTACTGAGCGCGGTATTGGCAACGGTATTTCAATGCTGATTTTCGCCGGTATTGTTGCCGGTATGCCGGGCGCCGTTGGTCAAGCTTTTGAAAGTGCACGTCAGGGTGATTTACACCCGCTAATGCTATTGTTTTTGTTGCTAGCCGCTGTAGCTATCGTGTGGTTTGTTGTGCGCATGGAGCGTGGGCAGCGCCGCATCACTATTCAGTACGCTCGACGTCAGGCTGGTGGTAGAGGGGGGCAGGGCCCTGCTCAAACAAGTCACTTGCCTTTGAAAATTAATATGGCGGGTGTAATTCCGGTCATCTTTGCCAGTAGTTTGTTGTTGTTTCCTTCGTCTATTGCTCAGTGGTTCGGTAGTGCGAGCGAAGGTAAGTCTGCAGAAATACTACAGGAAATTGCTTTGGCTATTGGTCCTGGTCAGCCATTAAACTTTGTGTTGTTTGGTACCTTAATCATTGTGTTTTGTTTTGTTTACACGGCGATGATGTACAACCCAAAGGAGGTTGCTGACAACCTGAAGCGTGGTGGCGCCTATATTCCAGGTATTCGCCCAGGTGAACAATCTGCTAAGTATATAGACAACGTATTGACCCGCTTGACCGTAGTTGGCTCCATATATATTGCAGGAGTGGCCTTGTTGCCTCAGTTCTTGATGGTGTCTGCTAATGTTCCATTCTACCTAGGTGGGACGTCGTTATTGATTGTTGTAGTTGTGGTGATGGATTTCATGTCTCAGGTTCAGTCTCATCTGATGTCCCACCAGTACGACTCAGTAATGAAGAAAGCAAATTTACAGAGTTATGGGCGTGGTAGTCGCTAA
- the rpsM gene encoding 30S ribosomal protein S13: MARIAGVNIPDHKHAVISLTYVYGIGKTKAKEICAATSIDESTKVGELNEEQMDAVRGEVAKLSVEGDLRREVSMNIKRLMDLGCYRGLRHRRNLPVRGQRSKTNARTRKGPRKPIKK, from the coding sequence ATGGCTCGTATAGCTGGTGTCAATATACCAGACCATAAACATGCCGTTATTTCCCTCACTTACGTGTACGGAATTGGTAAAACTAAAGCCAAAGAAATTTGTGCGGCAACCAGTATCGATGAATCAACGAAGGTTGGTGAGTTGAACGAAGAGCAGATGGATGCTGTCCGTGGTGAAGTTGCAAAGCTTTCCGTGGAAGGTGATCTACGTCGTGAGGTCTCAATGAACATCAAGCGATTGATGGATTTGGGGTGTTACCGTGGTTTGCGCCATCGTCGTAACCTTCCTGTGCGAGGTCAGCGTAGTAAAACTAACGCCCGCACACGAAAAGGTCCCCGAAAGCCAATCAAGAAGTAA